The sequence gtcatcagaactggaagatgttaaaaATTTAACAGTTTTTAAGTAAGGATAGACCCAAGAAAAGTTCTTGTCCCATTCTCACCAacattttgtcttgcaccatcttCCCTCTTGCCATTCAATCATTCCTGTCcttcaccccatcacagacctacTTCTTTGTTATCTCCTCGTTGCCCCTTTCCCTGGCTCTGTGCTTGCATTGAAACTGctatgatttcagatttccagcatctgcaatatttggcATTTGTTTAACTGAATTTGCATTAAAAATCCTGATGTTTATATTTAATGTTTAAGCTGCATGACAAGTGGAGCAGGAATTGGATCAACAACTGGAGTAAAATGGCCTTAAAAAATTACACTTGGCACATTTCCAAAACCAAACAAAGGCATCATTCTGAATGCAGTAGAACATGACTGATAGATAAATAAAATACCAAATCCTATATATCTAATGCAAATATTTAACTGAAATGCTAATCAAGATGTTGGCAATACAGCTGTAATAATCACCATTTTCAGATCAGAGTCACAGGAACTGGGGGACTTAAGTGCCCAAAGAATGTTGTGTAATGTAATAATATTGCTAAGAAATATTCTTTTAAAAAAGTGTATTTCATTTCATGATGACATAGAAAAAAATTAAAAGACACATTAAAGAAAAATGATCACTCATGTAATTCCTGCTGTGTACCAAGATTAATATCATGGATGCTGTTTTCAGTCATATACAAGCTGCTTTCTATGAGCTTACTCAGAGTTTTATGATTCTGAGTAGAAGATGGTGAGTCCCAGTAAAGAAAATACAGACATGCAGACGTGTGTTTTTCATTGCAAATCAATGAAATGGCATTAGCTAGAAATCTGAAATCATTTTGGCACGTAGTGTGCAGATAGACCCCAGGAGTCTAATTAACCCAGGTACAAacgattggtgcaagtgtgttttaaCAATGGCTGTATAGTTGAGGTACGGAATGCGCACTGATGCAGCAATTTACATTTAAATGAAAATCTTCTGTCCCTTTATTTTGATGTGTAGAAAACTAGTGGTTCCCAATCAATTTAAAATGTGAAACTAAATTGAAGTCTTACTGCTTACGGTGAAGTTGATCAAAGATAAGCAATAGAATATGGATTAGAAAGATGTGTCTACAATTCTTCTGAAGGATTTTTGatagagtagaaagggagaaactgtttccataggCAGGTGGGTCAGTATCCACAGGACAcagttaaaataattggcaaaaaagccaggggggaaataaggagaaatatttttatgcagtaagtttttatgatctggaatgcactgcctgaaaagacagtggaagcagattcaataataacttacaaAAGGGAGTTAAAtctctatttaaaaaaggaaaattttgcagggctatggggaaagagcaggggagacaGACTAACTAGATAGCTCTTTCAGTgagctggtacaggcacaatgggccaaatggcctccttctgtgttgtatgattctatgaagccAATTTAGATTCCAAATTTCCCTGAATCAGAAAATGAAGATTGCTTCAGTCGTAACAAATTTCAAGTTAGGATGATTCATCTGTCACTGAGCAGGTCCAATTCCTATTCCATACACATAGACCCCAAATCTAATGGGATATCCCTGCAGAACACAGATTTATCCTTTTCTTGAGCTTGATAAAAGATTGATTACAATAATAGCAGCTACCTCCACAAACCAGAGAAAAGAATTGTTGCACATCCCTTTCACTGTCCAGCTCTCTTGAAACCCTATCCAACAACAGCATCATCAAATCATACTGCTAGTTCACCCTACTGGTAAAGTAACAAAGCATTCTAGCTAAACCCATATACTATTTCATTTTCCCCCTTTCTTTGTCAGTTTTCTGTCACCTCTTCCTCTACTGAAGACATTGACTCCTTGATGGGGTACAGTAACATTGGCACCAAGTATCTTATGAGTGGTATTGCTCCACATGTGAAACTAGATAGTGAACTACGGCCAAACTATGTGACAGTGGGAGATGGAAGTGAGGGAGTAGCGTTGTCAAGCCTGATCCAGTCTTCATTTGACATCTACATGGGCACTTCCAGATAGGGTTGGAGGCTAGTGATAGCCAGCAGAACTCCAAGCCGATCTTGCTCTCCCTAACCTAAGGCACTAAGACCAATCACAGCACTCAAGGGTGGATCTTGGCTTTGTGCAATTGTGTAAAATGCATATCAGTAAGTTGGCATACTCATAACATTGCTCACCATTTTTATTCCCATTGAAGTCATCTGGAGCGATGCAAGacttgctatcacccattttacactgccAAGGCTATCCCACAATGTTACTCCAACTGAGATCAGCTTAGACGAGGCATCAAAGCTGGAAGGTTCTTgatctgtatggctcagctactcatTGTCTCAAGCAGCTGAGCTTCATGTGCTGACTTTACACTGAAAATACAAGCTCCAGTCCTCTACAATTTATATTTTGCAAACAGGGGAAATAGTAAAATAGAAAATGTTTCAAATCCTAGGAATTTTGATTTGAAGGAATAGTGTTTCTCAAGGTGCAGCAAccggaaatttttttttttttagaattagaatattacagcgcagtacaggcccttcggccctcgatgttgcgccgatcatctgacctacactattccatttacatccatatgtctatccaatgaccacttaaatgcccttaaagttggcgagtctactactgttgcaggcagggcgttccacgcccctactactctctgcgtaaagaaactacctctgacatctgtcctatatctttcacccctcaacttaaagctatgtcccctcgtgtttgccattttTACCTGAAGTAGATCATGCTGATTACCAGCAATACTGCAGAGTCAACTTCAAACAGAGGAGGCTAAGAGTTTATCTGGTAGCTCGTGATAGCTCATGAAGATGTCCTCTCTTCAGTATTTCTAATGAAACCATAAACATGTTCTAAAAAGGACTTGTTCATGATTTCACTAGAAATCAACACAATATTCATGATTGATAGTACTcctgcgacacagtggcgcagtggttagcaccgcagcctcacagctccagcgacccgggatcaattctgggtactgcctgtgtggagtttgcaagttctccctgtgtctgcgtgggtttcctccgggtgctctggtttcctcccacagccaaaagacttgcaggttgataggtaaattggccattataaattgctcctagtataggtaggtggtaggggaatatagggacaggtgaggatgtggtaggaatatgggattagtgtaggattagtataaatgggtggttaatgatcggcacagactcgaagggcatgtttcagtgctgtatctctaaatcaaaatcaaatcgtAGTGAGCAATTTGTCTTTCGAACATTTAAATTAATACTTCACTTTTTCTGCTGCTGAAGGTGATTGAAAGTCGATATTTGGTAACTTCTGGAGCCCAGGATGAACATCAAGTACTCCTGGTGATTTATAGCCTGGCCTTATTAATCTCCCTCTGCAGTTCCTCAATCATGTGTCTTAACTTCACAAGAGGATCCCTGCCTCGCCAGCGTCAACTTTTTCCACTTCCCGTACCAAGTATTTCTTACTGCATTCTGTGAATAGAATGCTATTTTACTATTTTATATTACTGAATTACTGCAATTGTTCTCTGGACCTGGATTGAGACTAAACAGATTCATGAAATCATTTCAATAGAACCCTTTGCACAAAGAGAATGGGTAGGGGGCATTGTGGAGAGAGAGTGACCGAAAGATAAGGCAGTCTTTCATCTTTGTAGGCTGGATTCAGGGTGCTAATTCATTGCACCAAGCCATTCTCTTCAATTCATTACAATCTTCAAAAAAAAGTCATTTAATGTTTGATTTTTTTCAAGAACGGTCAATTTTTTTTTGCAATGAAACTACCTTTTTAGACAACATCTCGTTAGTCCTGCTGTTAACTGACGGGTTTGAGCTTAATGTCTGATAGAAGCACACGTTAAGATCACAGAGAAGTGATTGGCGTCAGTAAACTTTATAATCTCAGCTCACATTGCCAAAATGAATTGCTCACCTGCCGCACCACCCAAGTTAACCGTGTGTGTGTTGTTTATTAGTGTGATTTCAGTTGAAGATTGTTATTTTCCGACATGAATGGTAATCTTAGGATTCAGCGGTGATGACAATAAACACAACGCGAACATGCCTTACACTTCACAACTCAGCTTTTCCCCCCACGTTGTAATagacgccgtgtgtgtgtgtgtgttttaattTACAAAATGCAAACAAAAAAGATATGGATTGTCACCAGCGTTAGACGAGGCACAATCCGAGAGGGGAAGGTGCTTTCAAAGCTACACAACTTTCCAGATCACCAGCAATCTTTTGCTGCCCTTCACTGGATGGAGTGACCCATTAAACTGGGTATCTGGGAATGAGGACAAAGTGGAAAGATGCAAAGTGGCATGAATGACGAAGATGTCATAAATCGGGTTAGGTATACAGTTTTACTAGGAGAAATCATCATGATATCTCCAACAATATCACTACCACTTACAGTATTAAATTAGTGTCTTGCAGATTGGAAGATTAAACGTTttttggaggtgggtggggggttcTTACCTTCGCGTAACAGTAGCAGATGAGAAGCAGAGGCAGCAGATAGCCCACCACAAAACTGGCCACTTTGTAGATTTGCCTGTGGCTGAGGACACTCCAGTTCTCCCAGCAGAAGGGACCCTGGTCTTTTTTGTGGACCAGCATGTGATAGTAAGCGGCCGGCGAAGCCATGGCCAGGGAGAGGAGCCAGATGAAGATCACACTGATCACCGCGTTCCTGGACACCCGAATGCAGGAGGATCTCCTGGAGTGGACGATGGCGATGTAACGGTCCACGGCCATGGCCGACAGGGTGAAGATGCTGACCAGCACCGACACGGTGAAGAAGTAATGCACGAACTTGCAGATGAAGCCGCCGAAGATCCAGCTGGGCAGGATGTAATAGGTGGCCTGGAAGGGGATGCAGAAAAGCAGGTAGGAGAGGTCAGCAATGCTGAGGTTGAGGATGAAGATGTTGGTGGTGCTGAGGGCTTTGCCCGGTTTGCTTCGGGCCAGCACCGTGATGACCAGGGAGTTGCCCAGGACCCCCAGGCAGAAGATGAGGCTGAAGATGAAGAGGACAATAAAACTATCAGTGCTGATCTGATGCTGCTCCCCGGCTGCTGTGCTTCCTCCAGCCGTCTCATTGCTCTCCAGAATGCTCTGGTTCTGCTCCATGCTGATCAACCGGGATTAAACTGCAACAAGGAAACATTATTATTAGATGGAAATTTGCAGAGTTGCTTTCTCTTTTAAGATTGCTCTGTTAGTACAATTTAATGACAGCTTTTAAATGAACTTCTCTGCAAATCCTGATCTCTAACCCCTTTAACCATTACATTCCATTTCCAAATTTAGTTTCCCCCCTATATCTTGACTTGCAGTTTTAACTCTTCGCCAACAAACTCACTCGCTAACTGTAGAATGAGATTGTGCGTGTATTTGCATAGACTCTGCTTGTGATTCCTTCCTCCACCTTCTTCACTTCCAATGgtgtttttttaaatatatatttcaCTCTGATTTTTTCCCCCTTTCCGCCAGTCTtcacgggttgggtttttttttaacTTGGTTGCCGGAGGTGGTTTCCCTTTTGCACTTTCCCTTTTTGACCGCGATGTCGGTGGCACCGCTGTTATACCACTCAGCGCTTCACATTCTCCTCTCTCGGTTTATTCTGGTTGTTGCCAGGCATCTCTCCCCGGCTCTCAGCCTCCGCGCCAGTCAAACACCGCTGCAGCGGCCAATTGAGAGCCCAAACTATTCTTCTGGTGAAAGATAATTGAAAGCCAGGCTTATAATGGGGAGGGGATTAATCCCTTGATTACAATATCATTTCAAGTTTGACAGTTACTGAGCTGTTCCACAGTTAATAAGATCCAATATAATTACTTCTgaccaaagcaaaatattgcagatgctggaaatctgagataaagccagaaagtgctggaaatactcaacaagtctggcagcatctgtggggagaaaaagagttaacgtttcatcaggTCAGATTTGTTTGGACATTTTTCAGATCAAAGTCACCACCAGGTAAATTAGTATCCATTGTAAATATTATTTAGGgaagtgacagaaagatgtttacaCCGTAGCTAATGGGGAGTTATGTGGAAGAAATGCAATGCACAATGAAGGAAAATTGCAtatccagcaagctcccacaaacagcaacgtaataatgaccagatactctgtttttgTCATATTGGTGGAGgaataatattggccaggacactggggataactcccctgctcttttcaaaatagtgccataggatcttttatgttcacctgagagggcagatcgcacctttgataatgcagcactctctcattactccATTGCTGTGTCAGgctagatttttgtactcaagctcCAGAGTGAGACTTGAACCAAGAATTTTCTGACTTAGAGATGGGAGTGCGACCAACTAGCCACAGGGGACCCATTGTATTGCTTAaatcgcagcagccaatttatacacagcaaagtcatacaaacagcaatgtgataagtggCCAGgtaattagtttttttttagtgatgctggttgaggaataaGTATTGGGCAAGAGGATTACCCTGATTTTCTTTGAACCgtaccatgggatcatttacatccaccacggccactcagctcctgacctcattacagatttggttcaaacatggacaaaagagctgaactcaagaggtgaggtgagagtgactgcccttgacatcaaggcagcatttgaccgagtatggcatcaaggagccctagcaaaactggagtaaatgggaatcgggggggaactctccgctggttggagtcatacctagcacaaaggaagatggttgtggttgttggaggtcaatcatctctgtcccaggacatcactgcaggagttcctcacggtagtgtcctaggccaaaccatcttcagctgcttcatcagtgaccttccttcaatcattaggtcagaagtggggatgttcgctgatgattgcacaatgttcagcaccattcgcgactcctcagatactgaagcagtccgtgtagaaatgcagcaagacctggacaatatccagtcttgggctgatatgtggcgagtaacattcgtgccacacaagtgccaggcaatgactatctcaaacaagagagaatctaaccatctcccttgacattcaatggcattaccatcactgaattccccactttcaacatcctggggggttaacattgaccagaaactgaactggagtagtcatataaatgcaatggctaccagagcaggtcagaggctaggaatcctgcggcgaggagCTCACCttatgacttcccaaagcctgtccaccatctacaaacgcacaattcaggagtgtgatggaatacttgcctggatgggtgcagctccatcaacactcaagaggctcaacaccatccaggacaaagaggcCTGCTTGATTAGCATTCCATCCATcaacctcaacattcactccctccaccaccaacgcacattggcagcagtgtgtaccatctacaagatgtactgcagcaatgcaccaaggctccttagataccaccttccaaacccacgaactccaccgcttagaaggacaagggcagcagatgcatgggaacaccactacatgcaagttcccctccaagtcacacaccatcctgacttggaactatatcgccgttgcttcactgtcactgggtcaaaatcctggaactccctttctaacagcattgtgggtgtacctaccccacatggactgcaggggttcaagaaggcagctcaccaccaccttctaaagggcaattagggatgggcaataaatgctgtcgtagccagtgatgcctacatcacatgaatgaattttttaaaaccgGAGAGGCCAGACAAGGCTCTTGGttgaatgtctcacctgaaagacgacacctctgtcagtgcagcactccctcagtattgcactggagtgtcagcctaaattttatgCTCAGCCATCTGGAGTGGATTTTAAACCCCTGACTgtttgattcagaggtgagagtgctacccactgagccatggctggcacttCATTTCAGGAGTGAAGAAATCTCTAAGTTCCACGATGCAGATCTTTCATGAAAATAGTGTTGAATAAAATTTTTCTACTATAAAAAATTTTCAAgagaacacaatatgccaaatgagaaatattaattcatcagttggaaacttacatgaaACTttaaatggaaaaaatcctacagttaacgttttaaaaactggcagccaagatggctactGCAATTTGCATATGcaacatcttttcacattccaaggcctccaataactgacccaaatctctctgccataTAGAAGGGTGGTGACAGCAAAAGCATTGTACAGTAAAGCCTTTGTCCTCCTTTGGTAATCTCTGTTGTTGAAGACCCAGTTGTCAGGGTCTCCTGACCCAGGAGACAGACTGgatcatggacccagaacaatggcttgctgtaagtgattgaattacctagcatTGCTCATAAGCATGGCATTCAAGGATCAAGCTTGAATAGATgtcgcaaatcaaggggtagagtcaaggcaggagagcagaatagtaatatgggaaatgaaggtcagagaatggcaggaagagacagagagaaaaatccTAAGAACCACCAAGAGTCGAGGCTagttgttacaaagataacaaaaagacaaaactaaaggctctgtatctgaatgcacattgcATTCATAACAAAGCAGATGAACCGATAGCAcatattgaagtaaataaatatgatctgatagccattacggagatgtggctacAGAATGACAAGgactgggtcctgaatattgagggtgtGACatccaagaagaataggaagctaggtaaagatgGAGAGGtaacactgttaatcaaggatggtattgatGCAATAGTTagggatgaccttggttcaggagatcaggatatagaattggtttgggtggagatgaggaatagtaggggaaagaagtcactagtgggagtggtctgcaggcccctgaacagtaatcacaatgtcgggcaaagtatacaagaagaaatattgagtGCTTGTGATAATGGACAGCAAtaatatgggtgattttaatctatacataaactggaaaaatcagattggcaataatagTCTGGATGAGTTCACAgattgctttcgagatagtttcttcaaGCAGcatattctggaaccaaccagacagcaggttatattagacttggtattgtgtaatgtgacaggattaattaatgacctcagagtaaaggcatacATACATGCATACATACCTGTATGtagcagtgaccataatatgattgaatttcacatccagtttgaaagagagaagagtgagtctaatactagtattgtaaacttaaataagggaaactatgtgggcatgaaagctgaactagctaaaatgaactgggtcactaggctaggagatagatcaatagagaagcagtggcagacatttaaggggatatttcagaatgctcaAAATAAGTATTTTCTTGCGATAAAGAAAAATTGTAAGGGGAggaccatggttaactaaagaagtcaaggcaagcatcaaacttaaggaaaaggcatataattgcacaaagatgactggcagttcagatgattgctcAGAATATaaggaacagcagagaatgactaaaaggttacaatagcaagagtttctacaggtatttacaaaggaaaagagtaagtaaagtgagtgttggtcctctagagagtgagaatggagagctaacagtagataataaggaaatggcggatgcaatgaacaaatatttcacttctgtcttcactatacaggatacaaaaaacattccagtaatagctgcaaatcagaaggtggaagaaagagaggaaattgatgaaattacaatcaccagggaagtggtactgaccaaattgatggagctgcgggctgacaagtcacccttttaggacagagatgaagagaatttttttctctgagggttgtgtgacttcggaattctctgcctcagaaggtggtggaggcagggtcattgaatatttttaaggcggaggtagatagattcttgttaggcaagggaatcgaggaTTATCGGGGATAAATGGGAGTGTGgatttcgaaacacaaacagatcagccatgatcttattgaatggcgagcaggcttgcagaaccgaatggcctgcttctgctcctaattcatatattcatatgctcgttttgactttgaaagagaaaacccctccaagtgtaaatattagcATCCTggagcctgtggagccaattccaaaccttgaatctcattagaaggttccggaGAAtaaactgaggcagtcatgtgaccgtctaTCCATTTCTGTGAAAGCTGTGTGTTTCCTTGAAAAAAGAGACAAGCAGCAacggagactgcagcagcagaaaggctgtgtgcctcccctcttctctctctctctccagaaaacatcaagtttgaaaaccgtctgcaactgtggaccctccaagcctaaagATTGCGACAGAGACCAAGGGAAGAGAGCTACCTACAAGACTGTCTCTACGAAAACtctgagccaagtgggccagccacaaagtgcactttgaccagccgaaGAATTCAAGGAtaaaacttcagccagaagaccaccgaatcatccaacctcacagactgtgtgttTAATTTTcaattattctggactctaatccaaccacaagtactactttccactctgtaatctatttgtgtgtgtgtgattctcgtgtgaatgtgtgtgtgaatatgtagcatattttttattatttttagatcgggtttagattattAAGTATAAGTCTCATAAAcccacctcttccttgtttaaactcaagaaaacctgtccgtttggtcctttcacaatcacattaaaagtaaaaggtaaaacactcgctGAGGTGGTCAGCACAATCACTGTTTGAAAAAGGAATAtatctgttgcagtcaaataagaggaaaggcaagaggggcgactgtgactccctcctcacctggccgtaacaaa comes from Heterodontus francisci isolate sHetFra1 chromosome 5, sHetFra1.hap1, whole genome shotgun sequence and encodes:
- the galr1a gene encoding galanin receptor type 1, whose amino-acid sequence is MEQNQSILESNETAGGSTAAGEQHQISTDSFIVLFIFSLIFCLGVLGNSLVITVLARSKPGKALSTTNIFILNLSIADLSYLLFCIPFQATYYILPSWIFGGFICKFVHYFFTVSVLVSIFTLSAMAVDRYIAIVHSRRSSCIRVSRNAVISVIFIWLLSLAMASPAAYYHMLVHKKDQGPFCWENWSVLSHRQIYKVASFVVGYLLPLLLICYCYAKVLNHLHKKLRNMSKKSETSKKKTAQTVLVVIVVFCISWLPNHVINLWTEFGRFPLTDASFAFRIAAHCLAYSNSSVNPIIYAFLSENFRKSYQQVFKCKIRSTSPLNDGKEYRTRSDIMPSTSCTNV